A genome region from Pseudomonas anguilliseptica includes the following:
- the fhuF gene encoding siderophore-iron reductase FhuF, whose amino-acid sequence MEEEMLSGLAMLFSGDLTRYRNVFVAADDPREAISGAQFLQPQTLSTLMARFRPQFATADQRGLASIWANQYFMRLFPPVISAALLLNQRMPLRMEQLAIIVDDEGLPLVFKLPGPCEQLPPPQNPFERFAHLLDDNLQPFIQALCAHTGVSAKVLWSNAGNYFEAWLGQLQKRSEQAELLLDGQRLLSAAQRPDGSRNPLYAPIRYIDIEHADGQIRPWRQRRLCCIRYVLPGVELCPNCPRLKQPQ is encoded by the coding sequence GTGGAAGAAGAGATGTTGTCCGGGCTGGCCATGCTGTTCAGCGGTGATCTGACACGTTACCGCAATGTTTTTGTGGCGGCGGATGATCCGCGCGAGGCCATCAGTGGCGCGCAATTTCTCCAGCCGCAGACGCTGAGTACCTTGATGGCGCGCTTCCGTCCGCAATTCGCGACGGCCGACCAGCGCGGCTTGGCGTCGATCTGGGCCAATCAGTACTTTATGCGCCTGTTTCCGCCGGTAATCAGTGCGGCGCTGCTGCTGAACCAGCGCATGCCGCTGCGGATGGAGCAGTTGGCGATCATCGTTGATGACGAAGGCTTGCCGCTGGTGTTTAAGTTGCCTGGGCCTTGCGAGCAGTTGCCGCCGCCGCAAAATCCCTTTGAGCGTTTCGCCCATCTGCTTGATGACAATCTGCAGCCCTTTATCCAGGCGCTCTGCGCTCATACCGGAGTGTCGGCGAAGGTACTCTGGAGCAATGCTGGTAACTACTTCGAGGCCTGGCTTGGACAACTGCAAAAACGCAGCGAGCAAGCAGAGTTATTGCTCGATGGCCAGCGCCTACTGAGCGCCGCGCAACGCCCGGATGGTTCGCGCAACCCGCTGTATGCGCCAATCCGCTATATCGATATCGAGCACGCCGATGGCCAGATACGGCCCTGGCGGCAGCGCCGTTTGTGCTGCATCCGCTACGTGTTGCCAGGGGTGGAGTTGTGCCCCAATTGTCCACGGCTCAAGCAGCCTCAGTAA
- a CDS encoding ABC transporter ATP-binding protein yields the protein MTLLSPPAQLRTHNLSFAYQAKRVLQGISFELPKGKLIGIVGPNGSGKSTLLKLLARQLPLQDGQIELNGTPLQRYGMKALARELAFLPQRPVMAEGIRVEQLVQYGRHPHQGWFNQWSAEDALQVARARDAMQLQDIWQQVASSLSGGQAQRAWLGMILAQNTDLVLLDEPTSALDIGHQAEVMEAVLNIVGEGRTVLIVIHDLGVAARYCDEIIALDNGRIAAIGPAREVINKALIDQLYDTDVDILAAPDDGAPVVVPRRRKPIHSAQD from the coding sequence ATGACCCTGTTGTCGCCACCTGCGCAACTGCGCACGCACAACCTGAGCTTTGCCTACCAGGCCAAGCGCGTGTTGCAGGGCATATCGTTCGAGCTACCCAAAGGCAAGCTGATCGGCATTGTCGGGCCCAATGGCAGCGGCAAATCCACCCTGCTCAAGCTACTGGCGCGACAACTGCCATTGCAGGATGGCCAGATCGAACTCAATGGCACGCCGCTGCAGCGCTACGGGATGAAGGCCCTGGCCCGCGAGCTGGCCTTTCTCCCGCAGCGCCCGGTAATGGCCGAAGGCATTCGCGTCGAGCAGCTGGTGCAATACGGCCGCCATCCGCACCAGGGCTGGTTCAACCAGTGGAGCGCGGAAGATGCCTTGCAAGTCGCCCGTGCTCGCGACGCCATGCAACTGCAGGACATCTGGCAACAGGTCGCCTCCTCGCTGTCCGGTGGCCAGGCCCAACGCGCCTGGCTGGGCATGATCCTGGCGCAGAACACCGACCTAGTGCTGCTCGATGAACCTACCAGCGCCCTGGATATCGGCCACCAGGCCGAAGTCATGGAGGCGGTGCTGAATATTGTCGGCGAGGGCCGCACCGTGCTGATCGTGATTCACGACCTGGGCGTGGCCGCGCGCTACTGCGATGAAATCATCGCCCTGGATAACGGCCGCATCGCCGCTATAGGCCCGGCCCGTGAGGTGATCAACAAGGCCCTGATCGACCAACTCTATGACACCGACGTGGACATCCTTGCGGCGCCCGATGACGGCGCCCCGGTGGTGGTGCCGCGCCGGCGCAAACCCATCCACTCTGCACAGGACTAA
- a CDS encoding IS5 family transposase, which produces MKQMTFADAEYAGKRKQTRKELFLIEMDRVVPWKGLIALIEPYYPKGEGGRPAYPLMAMLRVHLMQNWFGYSDPAMEEALYETTILRQFAGLSLERIPDETTILNFRRLLEKHELAAGILAVINGYLGDRGLSLRQGTIVDATLINAPSSTKNKDGKRDPEMHQAKKGNQYYFGMKAHIGVDDESGLVHSVVGTAANVADVTQVDKLLHGEENVVRADAGYTGVEKRPEHDGREVIWQVAARRSTYKKLGKSSPLYKAKRKIEKAKAQVRAKVEHPFRVIKRQFSYVKTRFRGLAKNTAQLMTLFALSNLWMARRHLLTNAGEVRL; this is translated from the coding sequence ATGAAGCAAATGACCTTCGCCGATGCCGAGTACGCCGGCAAACGCAAGCAGACCCGCAAAGAGTTGTTCCTGATCGAGATGGATCGGGTGGTGCCGTGGAAGGGTTTGATCGCACTGATCGAACCGTATTACCCCAAGGGTGAAGGCGGTCGGCCGGCCTATCCGCTGATGGCGATGCTACGTGTGCACCTGATGCAGAACTGGTTCGGCTACAGCGACCCGGCGATGGAAGAAGCGCTGTACGAGACCACTATCCTGCGGCAGTTCGCCGGGCTGAGTCTGGAACGTATCCCCGACGAAACCACCATCCTCAACTTCCGTCGTCTGCTGGAGAAACATGAGTTGGCTGCCGGCATCCTGGCCGTCATCAATGGCTATCTTGGCGACCGTGGCCTGTCGTTGCGCCAAGGCACCATCGTCGATGCCACGCTGATCAATGCGCCGAGTTCGACCAAGAACAAGGACGGCAAACGCGACCCAGAGATGCACCAGGCCAAGAAGGGCAACCAATACTACTTCGGCATGAAGGCGCACATTGGCGTGGATGACGAGTCGGGGCTGGTACACAGCGTGGTAGGCACGGCGGCCAACGTGGCGGATGTCACTCAGGTCGACAAGTTGCTGCACGGCGAGGAAAACGTGGTGCGCGCCGATGCGGGTTATACCGGCGTCGAAAAGCGCCCCGAACATGATGGGCGCGAGGTGATCTGGCAGGTTGCTGCCCGCCGCAGCACCTATAAGAAGCTGGGTAAGAGCAGCCCGCTGTACAAAGCCAAACGCAAGATCGAGAAGGCCAAGGCCCAGGTGCGCGCCAAGGTTGAGCACCCGTTCCGGGTGATCAAGCGTCAGTTCAGTTATGTAAAGACACGCTTCCGTGGCTTGGCCAAGAACACGGCGCAACTGATGACGCTGTTCGCGCTGTCGAACCTGTGGATGGCACGCCGACATTTACTGACCAATGCAGGAGAGGTGCGCCTGTAA
- a CDS encoding MFS transporter → MDDVGQSKAAVHLAMLINLLSIGSLMMVMPLSPDLVRHLGMQASHVGYISGGATLASALSMALAAPWLDRLPRKQALVILLTLRFALLMACALTSSAEQLILLFVLSGLVAGPMGALLMASMLDIIPPAERGRKLAYIGMGFSLAAIVVVPLALELALRWSWQAPFIVFGGLGLALALLCHLLLHVQTSASRPSGSVLPLLKSQLCLGALAITALQIFGHFLLVPHFSNYFQFNLNFPREQIGLLFLCGGLASLAAMRLGGIWIDRGQALTVILLSSFGLALTTLLGFAAPIGLSIYLVFVLFMAASAVRTNSSMTIAAAIPPPHQRAAFMAFQGTVSNVAAGLGSLFSALYLSTGADNQLQGFNQLSGFYVVVGILTGVGMWLLQRGIRRRDAASHAAGITTQAG, encoded by the coding sequence ATGGATGATGTTGGACAGTCGAAAGCAGCCGTGCATCTGGCGATGCTGATAAACCTGCTTTCCATCGGCAGCCTGATGATGGTGATGCCCCTGAGTCCAGATCTGGTTCGTCACCTCGGCATGCAGGCCAGCCATGTCGGCTATATCAGTGGCGGCGCCACGCTCGCCTCTGCCCTGAGCATGGCTCTGGCGGCGCCCTGGCTGGATCGCCTGCCGCGCAAGCAGGCGCTGGTAATCCTTCTGACCCTGCGTTTCGCCCTGCTGATGGCCTGTGCCCTGACCAGCAGCGCCGAGCAGCTGATTCTGCTGTTTGTACTCTCCGGTTTGGTTGCCGGGCCCATGGGCGCGCTGCTGATGGCAAGCATGCTCGACATCATCCCGCCGGCCGAACGCGGGAGAAAACTCGCCTATATCGGCATGGGCTTTTCTCTGGCAGCCATTGTGGTGGTACCCCTGGCTCTGGAGCTGGCGCTGCGTTGGAGTTGGCAAGCGCCCTTTATCGTCTTCGGCGGCCTGGGCCTGGCGCTGGCGTTGCTGTGTCACCTGCTGCTACACGTTCAGACCAGCGCTTCGCGGCCCAGCGGCTCGGTATTGCCACTGCTGAAATCGCAGCTGTGCTTAGGTGCACTGGCGATCACCGCGCTACAGATATTCGGCCACTTTCTGCTGGTGCCGCATTTTTCCAACTACTTCCAGTTCAACCTGAATTTCCCCCGCGAGCAGATCGGCCTGCTGTTTCTCTGCGGCGGCCTGGCCAGCCTCGCGGCCATGCGCCTGGGCGGTATCTGGATTGATCGAGGCCAGGCGCTGACGGTGATTCTGCTCAGCAGCTTCGGTCTGGCACTGACCACGCTGTTGGGTTTCGCCGCGCCGATTGGCCTGTCGATTTACCTGGTCTTCGTGCTGTTTATGGCCGCCAGCGCGGTGCGCACCAACAGCAGCATGACCATTGCCGCCGCGATCCCGCCGCCGCACCAGCGCGCCGCATTTATGGCGTTTCAGGGCACCGTCAGCAACGTCGCAGCCGGGCTCGGCAGCCTGTTTTCGGCGCTCTACCTGAGCACCGGCGCAGACAACCAGCTTCAAGGCTTCAACCAATTAAGCGGCTTTTATGTGGTCGTCGGAATACTCACGGGGGTGGGTATGTGGTTGCTCCAACGCGGTATCCGGCGACGCGACGCCGCCAGCCACGCCGCAGGCATAACAACACAGGCGGGCTGA
- a CDS encoding FecCD family ABC transporter permease, translated as MSQTTRTLRIQQRHVLFAGSLLLLGLLALSLATGAGQYGAADVLGFLLGNPSSLADDKLAMVVNSLRLPRTLAALLVGASLALAATLLQSATRNPLAEPGLLGVNAGAVLGLVVGLIYFGVESTHGYLLWAGAGALLGNLLVLGIGVMLGQASPLKLILAGMALAAVFGGIANFLLLSTRVALEQFRYWNLGSLSASELSAVTTVSPLALLGLVLAALLCRQLTLMQMGDSQARALGISTTWVRVGVLLAATLLTACAIALAGPIGFVGFLAAYCARLLEPVALLRQLLFSSLFGMLFLLAADILARWLVQPYELPVGTLLAALGAPALIAIVLRGGFRSLLAVK; from the coding sequence ATGAGCCAAACAACCCGTACCCTCCGCATCCAGCAACGCCACGTCCTGTTCGCCGGTAGCCTGTTGCTGCTCGGCCTGCTGGCGCTATCCCTGGCCACCGGTGCAGGACAATACGGCGCTGCGGATGTGCTCGGTTTTCTACTGGGCAACCCCAGCAGCCTGGCCGATGACAAACTAGCCATGGTGGTTAACAGCCTGCGCCTGCCACGCACTCTCGCTGCACTGCTGGTCGGCGCCAGCCTGGCGTTGGCCGCCACCCTGCTGCAAAGCGCCACCCGTAACCCATTGGCCGAACCTGGCCTGCTCGGCGTCAATGCCGGCGCGGTGCTCGGCCTGGTGGTCGGGCTGATCTACTTTGGCGTCGAGTCGACCCATGGCTACCTGCTCTGGGCCGGTGCCGGCGCGCTGCTGGGCAACCTGCTGGTGCTCGGCATCGGCGTCATGCTCGGCCAGGCCAGCCCGCTCAAACTAATCCTCGCCGGTATGGCGCTGGCGGCGGTATTTGGCGGCATCGCCAACTTTCTGCTGCTCTCCACTCGGGTGGCGCTGGAGCAGTTCCGCTACTGGAACCTCGGCTCATTGTCGGCCTCCGAGCTGTCTGCAGTGACCACAGTCAGCCCGCTGGCACTGCTCGGCTTGGTGCTCGCCGCCCTGCTCTGCCGGCAACTGACGCTGATGCAGATGGGCGACAGTCAGGCCCGCGCCCTGGGTATCTCGACTACCTGGGTGCGCGTTGGCGTGCTGCTCGCCGCCACCCTGCTGACCGCCTGCGCCATCGCCCTGGCCGGGCCAATCGGCTTTGTCGGTTTCCTCGCTGCCTACTGCGCCCGTCTGCTGGAACCGGTAGCGCTGCTACGCCAGCTGCTGTTCTCCAGCCTGTTTGGCATGCTGTTTCTGCTCGCCGCTGACATCCTCGCACGCTGGCTGGTGCAACCCTATGAGCTGCCTGTCGGCACTTTGCTGGCTGCGCTCGGTGCGCCGGCTTTGATCGCCATCGTTCTGCGTGGCGGCTTCCGTTCTCTATTGGCGGTGAAATAA
- a CDS encoding FecCD family ABC transporter permease has product MPSHQPSGLWHLRLGPLNLLLHRRTWLLSLLVLAVLLTLVIVAISLGSGRMGVFDVLATLSGQGSKLDDIMVFKIRMPRVAAVVVAGLAMGMAGCLIQTLVRNRLATPDMVGVNEGASLAVIGFALYLTLGSWPWWASPLGAALAAVALFVLCRRPGEQGYLFIVIGIALSELLGAVGDFMMATQPLVHLGSIYLWTMGHFAGASYSTVAPIALILLALCPLLAWLNRPLALLRFGEATAQNLGIKVAALQLAVLGVAILVAALGTAIGGPVIFIAMAAPIIASWLARDHLAPIWLAALCGAVLLVGSDTLVRLLAQPEEIPTGIMTRLLGGVLLLILLLKDRKGSD; this is encoded by the coding sequence ATGCCTAGCCATCAACCCTCCGGGCTCTGGCATCTGCGTCTGGGCCCACTCAATTTACTGTTGCACCGGCGCACCTGGCTGCTCAGCCTGCTGGTGCTGGCGGTGCTACTGACGCTAGTGATCGTGGCCATCAGCCTCGGCTCCGGGCGCATGGGAGTGTTCGATGTACTGGCCACGCTCAGCGGCCAGGGCAGCAAGCTCGACGACATCATGGTGTTCAAGATCCGCATGCCACGGGTCGCCGCGGTGGTGGTCGCAGGGCTGGCCATGGGCATGGCTGGTTGCCTGATTCAGACCCTGGTACGCAACCGCCTGGCCACCCCGGATATGGTCGGGGTCAACGAAGGCGCATCGCTGGCGGTGATCGGCTTTGCCCTCTACCTGACCCTTGGCAGCTGGCCCTGGTGGGCCTCGCCGCTGGGTGCGGCGCTGGCCGCTGTGGCGTTATTTGTTCTGTGCCGCCGTCCAGGTGAGCAAGGCTATCTGTTTATTGTGATCGGCATCGCCCTGTCGGAACTGCTCGGGGCCGTTGGCGATTTCATGATGGCCACTCAGCCGCTGGTACATCTGGGCAGCATCTACCTGTGGACCATGGGCCACTTCGCCGGGGCCAGCTACAGCACGGTCGCGCCAATTGCGCTGATTCTGCTCGCACTCTGCCCTCTACTGGCCTGGCTTAACCGCCCGCTGGCGCTGCTGCGCTTCGGCGAGGCGACGGCGCAGAACCTCGGCATCAAGGTCGCGGCGCTGCAACTGGCAGTGCTTGGCGTGGCGATTCTGGTGGCGGCGCTGGGCACCGCCATCGGCGGCCCGGTGATCTTTATCGCCATGGCCGCACCGATCATCGCCTCCTGGCTGGCCCGCGATCACCTCGCGCCGATCTGGCTGGCAGCGTTATGTGGCGCAGTGCTGCTGGTGGGCAGCGACACCCTGGTACGCCTGCTGGCGCAGCCCGAAGAAATTCCCACCGGGATCATGACCCGCCTGCTCGGCGGCGTTCTGTTGCTGATCCTGTTGCTCAAAGACCGCAAAGGCTCCGATTGA
- a CDS encoding NUDIX hydrolase has protein sequence MEDARGPNLLATKACPVVVRMIDGLEYLLVFKHPLAGYQLVKGTIEWAERPAHAAVRELAEESGICNAQAVRDLGSWNAGYEQQIWSFQLCEVAESLPHQWRFNTDDDGGHVFEFFWHPLSADFPTPCHRLFQAAWAQIRKRLYATNADTHKPLQMLTAAHRSTQKPT, from the coding sequence TTGGAAGATGCTCGTGGCCCCAACCTGCTTGCGACCAAAGCATGCCCTGTGGTTGTGCGGATGATTGACGGCTTGGAGTACCTGTTGGTGTTCAAGCATCCGCTAGCGGGTTACCAACTGGTGAAGGGCACCATTGAATGGGCTGAGCGGCCTGCCCATGCAGCCGTGCGCGAGCTTGCTGAAGAATCGGGCATTTGCAATGCTCAGGCAGTAAGGGATCTAGGCAGCTGGAATGCCGGGTACGAGCAACAGATCTGGTCGTTTCAGCTTTGTGAGGTCGCAGAGTCGCTACCCCACCAGTGGCGCTTCAACACAGATGATGATGGCGGACATGTCTTTGAGTTCTTCTGGCATCCGTTGAGTGCTGATTTTCCCACGCCTTGTCACAGGCTATTTCAGGCAGCCTGGGCACAGATCAGAAAGCGGCTTTACGCCACGAACGCGGACACACATAAGCCCTTACAGATGCTCACAGCAGCTCATCGCTCTACCCAAAAACCGACCTGA
- a CDS encoding TonB-dependent receptor domain-containing protein — protein sequence MSFVRNINHRRAISVGVLGGLLPFAALADNSVTLEDSIVTASQTAHSQLSAPASVSVVTRAELDKMPVYDLADAVKRLPGVHINTSSAYGRKEIKLRGMDSDYTLLLVNGRRINSRDALTSNYANDFDLSSIPMAAVERIEVIRGPMSSLYGADALGGVVNVILRQPTSSTKAGVAASYESPRKGDEGDSLKTSGYLSGALIENTLLGNLILESTDQEAWQSEQLTLRGTDAAEKRRGNNILGSLSWLINEQQSIDLDISHREEARKARWNNYGALITNIQDMDRTTLGLAHNGNWDSFNSRVRYYYEKVELTDDSEIMTALRKRVGEVEQNNHTVDGQISTTLGSHLLTAGSELRRTTLEHNQNLGKETEVDQKAIYLQDEFSLGALDITLGARWDDHEVFGGAFSPRLYGIYNLTDNWVLKGGAGKAFKAPDITQSDESYSVLACRGMCQIVGNPDLKPETSLSYELGTLYQNERLQAGIMFFNNEIEDMIVSDSWRAGYRPKVMTYTNVSKARVQGYELQGRYAFTDTVAARANYTYSDAEDRDTGKPLNYSPQHIANIGFDWQALPKPGLNLDYQYTGSQMLVVPAKSASFESGAYSTLSLGSNFQATKELTLKAGLNNLTNTKRDDVAQSIDHILMGRTVYVGFSYDL from the coding sequence ATGTCTTTTGTCAGAAACATCAATCACCGTCGCGCCATCTCGGTGGGCGTACTGGGTGGCCTGCTGCCTTTCGCGGCGCTGGCCGACAACAGCGTCACCCTGGAAGACAGCATCGTCACCGCCTCGCAGACCGCGCACAGTCAGCTCAGCGCCCCGGCCAGCGTGTCAGTCGTGACCCGCGCCGAACTCGACAAAATGCCGGTTTACGATCTGGCCGACGCGGTCAAACGCCTGCCCGGCGTACATATCAATACCTCCTCGGCCTATGGCCGCAAGGAGATCAAACTGCGCGGCATGGATTCGGACTACACCCTGCTGCTGGTCAACGGCCGCCGTATTAACTCGCGCGACGCCCTGACCTCCAATTACGCCAACGATTTCGATTTGTCCTCGATCCCCATGGCAGCGGTTGAGCGCATCGAAGTGATCCGTGGCCCGATGTCTTCGCTGTATGGCGCCGATGCCCTGGGCGGCGTGGTCAACGTGATCCTGCGTCAGCCAACCAGCAGCACCAAAGCTGGCGTAGCCGCCAGCTATGAGAGCCCCCGCAAGGGCGATGAAGGTGACAGCCTTAAGACCAGTGGCTACCTCAGCGGTGCACTGATCGAAAACACCTTGCTCGGCAACCTGATACTCGAGTCCACCGACCAGGAAGCCTGGCAGTCCGAACAACTCACCCTGAGAGGCACCGATGCTGCGGAAAAACGCCGAGGCAACAATATCTTGGGTTCTCTCAGCTGGCTGATCAACGAACAGCAAAGCATTGATCTGGACATCAGTCACCGCGAAGAAGCACGCAAAGCGCGTTGGAACAACTACGGTGCATTGATCACCAATATCCAAGACATGGATCGCACCACACTCGGCCTGGCCCACAACGGTAATTGGGACAGCTTCAACTCCCGTGTGCGCTACTACTACGAAAAGGTCGAGCTGACCGACGATTCAGAGATCATGACCGCGCTGCGCAAACGCGTCGGTGAGGTGGAGCAGAACAACCACACCGTCGACGGGCAGATTTCCACCACCCTCGGTAGCCACCTGCTGACCGCCGGTAGCGAGCTGCGCCGTACCACCCTGGAGCATAACCAGAACCTCGGCAAGGAAACCGAAGTCGATCAGAAGGCCATCTACCTGCAGGATGAATTCTCCCTCGGCGCACTCGATATCACCCTTGGCGCACGCTGGGATGACCATGAAGTGTTCGGCGGCGCATTCAGCCCGCGCCTCTACGGCATCTACAACCTGACTGATAACTGGGTACTCAAGGGCGGCGCCGGCAAGGCGTTCAAAGCGCCAGACATCACCCAATCCGACGAAAGCTACAGCGTGCTGGCCTGCCGGGGCATGTGCCAAATCGTCGGTAATCCGGACCTGAAACCGGAAACCTCGCTCAGCTATGAGCTGGGCACCCTGTATCAGAATGAGCGCCTGCAAGCCGGCATCATGTTCTTCAACAACGAGATTGAAGACATGATCGTCAGCGATAGCTGGCGCGCCGGGTATCGTCCTAAGGTGATGACCTACACCAACGTCAGCAAAGCGCGCGTACAAGGCTACGAATTACAAGGCCGCTACGCCTTCACCGACACCGTGGCCGCACGTGCTAATTACACCTACTCCGACGCCGAAGATCGCGATACCGGCAAGCCGCTCAACTACAGTCCGCAGCACATCGCCAATATCGGCTTCGACTGGCAGGCATTACCAAAACCGGGTCTGAATCTGGACTACCAGTACACCGGCAGCCAGATGCTGGTCGTACCAGCCAAATCGGCCAGCTTCGAATCGGGCGCTTACTCCACCCTCAGTCTGGGCAGCAACTTCCAGGCAACCAAAGAACTCACTCTCAAAGCTGGTCTGAACAACCTGACCAACACCAAGCGTGATGACGTCGCTCAGTCCATCGACCACATTTTGATGGGCCGCACCGTCTACGTAGGCTTCAGCTACGACCTGTAA
- a CDS encoding NUDIX hydrolase codes for MAKHFIRPLALCIFHHRGKILVNQFNDADENRTLFRPIGGGIEFGERSHDAIVREVQKELGRSISDIRLIGTLESIFTYAGKPGHEIVQVYDARFDDAEVYEQPWLDGHESDGAPFRASWHSSASFTPASPLVPEGLYDLLKRASLL; via the coding sequence GTGGCAAAACACTTCATTCGCCCGCTCGCGCTGTGCATTTTTCATCATCGGGGGAAAATACTGGTCAACCAATTCAACGATGCCGATGAGAACCGGACGCTTTTTCGTCCCATTGGCGGCGGCATTGAATTCGGCGAAAGGAGCCACGACGCCATCGTCCGCGAAGTACAGAAAGAACTGGGCCGCTCGATCAGCGATATTCGCCTGATTGGCACGCTGGAAAGCATCTTCACCTACGCAGGCAAGCCAGGGCACGAGATTGTCCAGGTCTACGATGCACGGTTTGACGACGCAGAGGTCTATGAACAACCCTGGCTAGACGGCCATGAAAGCGATGGCGCGCCGTTCAGGGCCTCGTGGCACTCCAGCGCCAGCTTCACCCCGGCATCACCTCTGGTACCGGAAGGGCTCTACGACCTGCTCAAGCGAGCATCGCTGTTGTGA